From a single Capsicum annuum cultivar UCD-10X-F1 chromosome 12, UCD10Xv1.1, whole genome shotgun sequence genomic region:
- the LOC124889759 gene encoding uncharacterized protein MAL13P1.304-like, with amino-acid sequence MDAATISKTRPSMAKVRVELDLLKSHPDSVWVGLEDEDSPLRGFTQKLEYEAIPKYCKHGKKIGHTMTNCKILEKIWPRKRKKKKKKEEEETMERTAELVSQDKEADNDNSKKKNDQNEQVFNNNDNRQIASTSKALKVANGKTKKEKSQKDAKKEEQKKQNNTKAGNNLQAEQVQQKENQDVQHKEKINPKIKVNDIKNEELRAKEIDKNLPRLQEDQNMDNCSTTEERSSKEDQSRTKKSMSPDSFSSSDSISREIRTIPGLNLVVDLGLTEHIDKTVEATHLQDAGTEKHINH; translated from the exons ATGGATGCTGCTACAATCAGTAAAACTAGGCCAAGTATGGCCAAGGTTAGGGTGGAATTAGATCTTCTAAAATCACATCCGGATAGTGTTTGGGTGGGATTAGAAGATGAAGATTCACCCTTGAGAGGGTTTACTCAGAAATTGGAATATGAAGCTATACCTAAGTATTGCAAACATGGCAAGAAGATTGGTCACACCATGACTAATTGCAAAATTCTGGAAAAAATTTGGccaaggaaaaggaagaaaaaaaagaaaaaagaggaagaagaaacaATGGAGAGAACTGCTGAGCTAGTGAGCCAAGACAAAGAGGCAGACAATGATAATAGTAAGAAAAAGAATGATCAAAATGAACAAGTGTTCAACAACAATGATAATAGACAGATTGCCTCTACTTCAAAAGCTCTCAAGGTTGCTAATGGAAAAACCAAAAAAGAGAAAAGCCAAAAAGATGCCAAAAAAGAAGAGCAAA AGAAGCAAAATAACACAAAGGCAGGGAATAACCTTCAAGCGGAGCAGGTTCAACAAAAAGAGAACCAAGACGTGCaacacaaggaaaaaataaatcccaaaatcaaagTCAATGATATTAAGAATGAAGAGCTGCGAGCAAAAGAAATTGATAAGAATCTGCCCAGGCTACAAGAAGATCAAAATATGGATAATTGTTCGACCACAGAAGAACGGAGTAGTaaggaagatcaatctcgaaccaAGAAAAGTATGTCACCAGATAGCTTTtctagttcagatagtatttccAGAGAGATAAGAACAATTCCTGGCCTAAACCTCGTGGTCGATTTGGGACTAACAGAGCATATAGACAAAACTGTAGAAGCCACACACTTGCAGGATGCAGGAACAGAGAAGCACATCAATCACTAA